A genomic stretch from Glaciecola nitratireducens FR1064 includes:
- a CDS encoding XrtA/PEP-CTERM system amidotransferase, whose protein sequence is MCGISGFISLTGKYNIDESLLKEMNRTQAHRGPDAEGYYFDKGIGLAHRRLSIIDVSSGQQPMFSDNKDIVIVFNGEIYNFLDVNAMLEAKGHVFNTHSDTETIIRAYQEWGTDCLQHFNGMFAFVLYDKAQNAVFMARDRVGEKPFFYTIINDSFLFSSELKVLQAHPEFDQALSPQAVEDYLTFGYVPETRSIFKHVKKLQPAHFMHFPISNDMSDASLRQHQYWDIEQTSSSKIGNPETLYADFKHKVSQRMMSEVPLGAFLSGGVDSSGVVAAMAQLNPDKKVTTCSIGFDVPEFNESEFAQAVADKYNTDHHLDIVSHDDFGLIDSLIDMYDEPFSDSSALPTFKVCEVARKYVTVCLSGDAGDELFGGYRRYKLHKNEEKLRSKIPSIIRQLVFKPLSIIYPKADWAPRFLRAKTTFQSLSMSSWKGYLNGVSKIREDERKKLYSTGFEQKLEGYNSEQVFIDILRTKSFDCPVKEAQYLDFKTWMPSDILVKVDRVSMANSLEVRVPMLDHEFIDSYFSLQTEQNIEGSNGKALFKKALEPHLPHDNLYRDKMGFSIPLSEWLRGPLKEQLQKAISEPKLLALDIFDSRQLEKMFQAHQNNKRDYGAELWTVFMFSQFVRKNDVYW, encoded by the coding sequence ATGTGCGGAATTAGCGGCTTTATATCGTTGACGGGTAAATACAATATAGACGAGTCTTTACTGAAAGAAATGAACAGAACGCAAGCACATCGCGGCCCAGACGCGGAAGGCTATTATTTCGATAAAGGCATTGGTTTGGCACATCGTCGCTTGTCGATTATTGATGTGTCGAGCGGCCAGCAACCGATGTTCAGCGACAACAAAGATATTGTGATTGTGTTTAACGGCGAGATCTATAACTTCCTCGACGTGAACGCCATGCTGGAAGCAAAAGGCCACGTATTTAACACTCACAGCGACACCGAAACCATCATTCGTGCCTATCAAGAGTGGGGCACTGATTGTTTGCAACACTTTAACGGCATGTTTGCTTTTGTGCTATACGACAAAGCGCAAAACGCGGTGTTTATGGCGCGCGATAGAGTTGGCGAAAAGCCCTTCTTTTACACCATCATCAACGATAGCTTCTTATTTTCATCAGAATTAAAAGTGCTGCAGGCTCACCCTGAGTTTGACCAAGCGCTGTCTCCGCAAGCGGTGGAAGATTATCTAACCTTTGGCTACGTGCCAGAAACACGCTCTATTTTTAAGCATGTTAAAAAGCTTCAGCCAGCGCACTTTATGCACTTTCCTATTTCCAATGATATGAGCGATGCCAGTTTGCGCCAACATCAATATTGGGACATTGAACAAACCAGCAGTAGTAAAATCGGCAACCCAGAAACGCTGTACGCCGACTTTAAACATAAAGTCAGCCAGCGCATGATGTCGGAAGTTCCTTTAGGTGCCTTTTTATCTGGCGGTGTTGATTCAAGCGGCGTGGTTGCGGCGATGGCGCAGCTTAATCCAGATAAAAAAGTGACTACCTGTTCTATTGGCTTTGATGTGCCAGAATTTAATGAGTCTGAGTTCGCGCAAGCGGTGGCTGATAAATATAATACTGATCACCATCTAGATATCGTAAGTCATGATGATTTCGGCTTAATTGACAGTTTGATTGATATGTACGACGAGCCTTTTTCCGACAGCTCAGCCTTACCCACATTTAAAGTATGCGAGGTAGCGCGAAAATACGTCACGGTTTGTTTATCTGGCGATGCGGGTGACGAATTATTTGGCGGTTATAGACGTTATAAGCTGCATAAAAACGAAGAAAAGTTGCGTTCGAAAATACCCAGTATTATTCGCCAATTGGTGTTTAAGCCCTTATCAATTATTTACCCCAAGGCGGATTGGGCGCCTCGCTTCTTGAGGGCAAAAACGACCTTTCAGTCGCTATCAATGAGCAGTTGGAAAGGCTATTTGAATGGCGTGAGTAAAATTCGAGAAGATGAGCGCAAAAAACTGTATTCAACTGGCTTTGAGCAAAAGCTAGAGGGGTACAATTCAGAGCAAGTTTTCATTGATATCCTGCGAACTAAGTCGTTTGACTGCCCAGTGAAAGAAGCGCAGTACCTTGATTTTAAAACCTGGATGCCAAGTGATATTTTAGTCAAAGTTGATCGTGTAAGTATGGCAAATAGCCTAGAAGTGCGCGTGCCCATGCTTGATCATGAGTTTATTGATAGTTATTTTAGTTTGCAGACTGAGCAAAATATTGAAGGGTCGAACGGTAAAGCCTTATTTAAAAAAGCCTTAGAGCCGCATTTACCGCACGACAACTTATACCGTGACAAGATGGGCTTCAGTATACCGTTGTCGGAATGGTTGCGTGGGCCCTTGAAAGAACAATTGCAAAAAGCCATTTCTGAGCCGAAGTTATTAGCACTGGATATATTTGATAGCCGGCAGCTTGAGAAAATGTTTCAAGCGCATCAAAACAATAAGCGCGATTATGGTGCTGAACTGTGGACGGTGTTTATGTTTTCGCAGTTTGTGCGGAAAAATGATGTGTATTGGTAG
- a CDS encoding TIGR04063 family PEP-CTERM/XrtA system glycosyltransferase, producing the protein MKVLHVLDHSIPLHSGYTFRTKAILEQQHGFGIDTVHVTSAKQGDFSTNPETIDELIFYRSEVPTGFFSKLPLIGQMAIISSLKKSLVKVIKTENPDIIHAHSPSLNGVAANWAAKKFGIPFVYEIRAFWEDAAVDHGTCKEGDLRYRLTRAMESNVVKNADAVTVICQGLKDDLIARGVASSKITLIPNAVELDKFIHRTPDESAKQALRDKLNMGDAFVLGFIGSFYAYEGLDILVRAMHTLASSDKPFSLLLVGGGPQDANLKALAKELKVEDKIIFTGRVAHAEVANYYDLVDLLVFPRKSMRLTELVTPLKPLEAMAQKKLVLASDVGGHKELIEDGSNGYLFAADDEKELAEKIIEISGKEHAGILDNGLSFVKEVRNWKVSVSNYLPIYERLTGKKVQGKQQ; encoded by the coding sequence GTGAAAGTATTGCACGTGTTAGACCACTCCATACCCCTGCACAGTGGTTACACTTTCAGGACCAAAGCTATTTTAGAGCAGCAGCACGGCTTTGGGATTGACACTGTGCATGTGACAAGCGCTAAACAAGGCGATTTTTCTACTAATCCTGAAACCATTGACGAGCTCATTTTTTATCGAAGTGAAGTACCTACTGGTTTTTTTAGCAAGCTGCCTTTGATTGGTCAAATGGCAATTATTTCGAGCTTAAAGAAGTCCTTAGTCAAAGTGATTAAAACGGAAAATCCAGACATTATTCACGCGCACTCTCCTTCATTAAACGGCGTAGCTGCTAATTGGGCGGCAAAGAAGTTTGGTATTCCATTTGTGTATGAAATAAGGGCTTTTTGGGAAGATGCCGCAGTTGATCACGGCACCTGTAAAGAAGGCGACTTACGCTACCGCTTAACACGCGCAATGGAAAGTAATGTGGTTAAAAATGCTGATGCCGTTACCGTAATATGCCAAGGCCTGAAAGACGATTTGATTGCCAGGGGCGTAGCGAGCAGCAAAATAACGCTCATTCCAAATGCGGTTGAACTGGATAAGTTTATTCACAGAACACCGGATGAAAGCGCCAAGCAGGCATTGCGCGACAAGCTCAATATGGGCGATGCTTTTGTGCTTGGTTTTATTGGTTCTTTTTACGCCTACGAAGGACTAGATATATTAGTGCGAGCCATGCACACCTTGGCTTCAAGTGATAAGCCTTTTAGCCTATTATTAGTGGGTGGCGGCCCTCAAGACGCTAATTTAAAAGCTTTAGCTAAAGAGCTGAAGGTTGAAGATAAAATTATCTTTACCGGCAGAGTTGCTCATGCCGAAGTGGCTAATTATTACGACCTTGTTGACCTGTTGGTATTCCCACGCAAATCAATGCGCTTAACGGAATTAGTCACACCACTGAAACCTTTAGAGGCAATGGCGCAGAAGAAGTTGGTGCTTGCCTCGGATGTAGGGGGACATAAAGAGTTGATTGAAGATGGCAGCAATGGATATTTGTTTGCTGCTGATGATGAAAAAGAGCTGGCTGAAAAGATTATAGAAATATCAGGTAAAGAGCACGCAGGAATTTTAGATAATGGCTTAAGCTTTGTGAAAGAAGTGAGAAACTGGAAAGTGTCGGTGAGTAATTATTTGCCAATTTATGAGCGTTTAACAGGTAAAAAAGTGCAAGGGAAGCAACAGTGA
- a CDS encoding glycosyltransferase, translating into MKIKLMHLVYSFDVGGLERIIANCIASLPDNYEHTIVTLTNYSEEFVAQLAKSVKMIALNKPQGQSWGTFKQFYAVLKQEKPDILHSYNLASLEFQTMAALARVPFRLHAEHGRDVHDPDGTNKKYQILRKLVAPFVHKIVSVSDDLHQWLINVVGLSDKKCDLILNGVDTAQYKPAERHTGAAVSEGSTAAQALIFGHVGRLQAIKNQKNLIASYVLACEQSEKFKAETKLVVVGKGPLQEALEQQIANSSCPQNIEMWGERHDMPAVYQALNVFVMSSDAEGVPMTMLEAMSSGLPVVSTRVGGIPEITSKEQAILVDAKSVEALSEGLLLMFDKYKAEGEYGPVFQEMQAASQQLVEERFSQNTMINQYLALYQQGLAHVRN; encoded by the coding sequence ATGAAAATTAAACTCATGCACCTTGTCTATAGCTTCGATGTAGGTGGCCTTGAGCGTATTATCGCAAACTGCATCGCCAGTTTGCCGGATAATTATGAGCACACCATTGTGACGCTTACCAATTATTCGGAAGAGTTTGTGGCGCAACTTGCTAAGTCGGTAAAAATGATAGCCTTAAACAAACCGCAAGGGCAGAGCTGGGGCACGTTTAAGCAGTTTTATGCTGTATTGAAACAAGAGAAGCCCGATATTTTACATTCTTATAATCTGGCTAGCTTGGAGTTTCAAACCATGGCTGCGCTAGCAAGAGTGCCGTTTCGACTGCATGCTGAACATGGACGAGATGTTCACGACCCGGATGGCACAAATAAGAAATATCAAATACTGCGCAAGCTTGTTGCGCCTTTTGTGCATAAGATTGTGTCGGTAAGTGATGACTTACATCAATGGCTAATAAATGTCGTAGGCTTGTCTGACAAAAAATGCGATCTGATTTTAAACGGTGTAGATACTGCGCAATATAAACCGGCAGAACGGCACACTGGCGCTGCGGTAAGTGAAGGTTCAACTGCCGCACAAGCGCTGATTTTTGGACACGTAGGCCGACTGCAAGCAATTAAGAATCAAAAGAACCTGATTGCAAGTTATGTATTAGCCTGCGAGCAAAGCGAAAAATTCAAAGCGGAAACAAAACTTGTTGTTGTAGGAAAAGGACCGCTGCAAGAAGCCTTAGAGCAACAGATAGCCAATTCATCATGCCCACAAAATATAGAAATGTGGGGTGAACGCCACGACATGCCAGCGGTATACCAAGCGCTTAACGTATTCGTTATGTCATCTGATGCTGAAGGTGTTCCAATGACTATGCTTGAGGCAATGTCTAGCGGCTTGCCAGTTGTTAGCACACGTGTTGGCGGCATCCCTGAAATAACGAGTAAGGAGCAAGCCATTTTAGTCGATGCTAAATCGGTGGAAGCACTAAGCGAAGGACTGTTGCTTATGTTCGATAAATACAAAGCTGAAGGCGAATATGGGCCCGTATTCCAAGAGATGCAGGCAGCCTCGCAGCAATTAGTGGAAGAACGATTTAGTCAAAACACCATGATCAATCAATATTTAGCGTTATACCAACAAGGATTAGCTCATGTGCGGAATTAG
- a CDS encoding glycosyltransferase encodes MNILVFSSLFPSSVRPHAGLFVKERAKRMAEFAEIKVVSPVPWFPLQSFLRLVFPDYRLMPAAMEIVDGIEVYYPRFLSFPSVGRRFDGFFMRLFSQRFIQKLNKTYDINAIDSHFSYPDGFAATQIASNLRIPSTITLRGTEKKHLESPKLRNKVQQAWNSATKLVTVSTSLKELAVANGAQANKITVIGNGIDTEKFFAQDKAQAKSKQGINASTKVLITVGGLVPRKGFHRVLEILPAVLQNYPDLVYLIVGGATAEGNNEPDLRRQVIDLGLINNVKFMGPKPSNELTDYLSAADLFVLPTANEGWANVFLESLSCATPVVATDVGGNSEVICNDHIGFIVPFGDSEALKKATLTALEKTWDKNMLVQYASDNHWNNRVSALKQVFDNALEHFSLERASLEGKD; translated from the coding sequence GTGAATATACTGGTTTTTAGCTCTCTTTTTCCCTCTAGCGTAAGGCCCCACGCGGGCTTGTTTGTAAAAGAACGCGCAAAAAGAATGGCTGAGTTTGCTGAAATTAAAGTGGTAAGCCCGGTACCGTGGTTTCCGCTGCAGAGCTTCCTGCGACTTGTTTTTCCTGATTACCGACTTATGCCCGCCGCAATGGAAATAGTTGACGGTATTGAAGTGTATTATCCTCGATTTTTATCGTTTCCTTCTGTTGGACGGCGTTTTGACGGATTCTTTATGCGTTTGTTTAGTCAGCGGTTTATTCAAAAATTAAATAAAACATACGATATCAATGCGATAGATAGTCACTTTTCTTATCCTGACGGATTTGCCGCCACACAGATTGCGAGCAACCTTCGAATACCCAGTACTATTACGTTAAGAGGTACCGAGAAGAAACATCTTGAGTCGCCTAAGTTAAGAAACAAAGTTCAACAAGCTTGGAACAGCGCCACTAAGTTAGTGACAGTTTCCACCTCGTTAAAAGAGTTAGCAGTAGCCAACGGTGCGCAAGCTAACAAAATAACCGTTATTGGAAACGGTATAGATACCGAGAAGTTTTTTGCTCAAGACAAAGCACAAGCAAAAAGCAAACAAGGTATAAACGCCAGCACGAAGGTGCTGATTACCGTGGGTGGTTTAGTGCCACGGAAAGGTTTTCATCGGGTGTTAGAAATTTTACCTGCGGTATTACAAAATTATCCAGACCTTGTTTATTTGATTGTGGGCGGTGCCACTGCTGAGGGCAATAATGAGCCTGACTTAAGGCGCCAAGTGATTGACTTAGGCTTAATTAATAACGTTAAATTTATGGGACCCAAACCATCCAATGAGTTAACGGATTACTTGTCTGCAGCTGATTTATTTGTGTTACCGACAGCGAATGAAGGGTGGGCAAATGTTTTTCTTGAATCGCTGTCTTGTGCTACACCCGTTGTTGCAACAGATGTTGGCGGTAACAGCGAGGTGATATGTAATGATCATATTGGTTTTATTGTTCCTTTTGGTGACTCAGAAGCCTTAAAAAAAGCCACGTTGACAGCACTTGAAAAGACTTGGGATAAAAACATGCTTGTGCAGTATGCTAGTGATAATCACTGGAACAATCGAGTAAGTGCGTTAAAGCAGGTATTTGACAATGCGTTGGAGCATTTCTCATTAGAGCGTGCTTCACTGGAAGGAAAGGATTAG